The Onychomys torridus chromosome 2, mOncTor1.1, whole genome shotgun sequence sequence gtGAGAGTCAGTAGATGTCCCTGGGTAATGAGTGTCTGGTTTTTCTATCCAAACAGCGGGCAGGCTGTGGGTCTCGGCGGGATCAGGccaggcagctggtcacagaTCTTGAGACCCGAGGGAGGCAggccctccctctcttcatctccTGCTTAGAGGACACAGGCCAAGACACCCTGGCTTCATTTTTGCGAACCAGTCGGCAAGCAGCCAAGCAGGATCCAGAGGCTGTTAAATCCCTAGACCACCTGGTACCTGTGGTCCTGGGACCAATGGGACTCAAGCCAAAGGAGCAGAGAGTAGTGAAGCCAGACCCATCGCCGCCTGCCCTGGGAAACCTCACCCCAGTGGTGCTGGGGCCGGAAGAGCTCTGGCCTGCTCTGCTCAGGCCAGAGGTTCTCAGACCAGAAACACCCAGGCCAGTGGACAGTGGTTCTGGCAGAACCCATGATGTCTGTGAGTATTGAGAGAATGATTGTTGGGTAGGTGTAGTGAGGTTATTTGGGGGGTGGCTAGTACAAATTGGTGGGTCAAGATTCAGAATTTAATTCTAATTTAATTTCTAGTATTTGTCTTAGTGAATGCTCATAGGAGATGCGTGGAATATTCCAATCATTCTATAGAAGATGTCATTTTGATATAGAAGATGTCATTTTTACAGCCCATCTGAAAAGCAAGAGTTTGTTTTGGATGCTCCTTGTCTCTGAGTGTTTCCAGAAGGAGCTGCGGCTCAGGGTTTGCCTTTGGGTTCTGGTGGATGACGGAAAGTACTCACGCCTGACAGAAGGTGTGGGGAAGCTGTTTGTTAGGACTCTGCcctgcacacatatatattgCATGACGTATACTCCTACCTCCCTGCACCCCTGCAAGGTAGATACCATTAGATTCAGTTCGGTAGGCTCAGAACCAGGAAGGTGAAATAATTTGTCCAGAGATGACAACAGCGTGCAGTGAAATGCGTACACCCCAGGTGGAAGGTTTTtacttgagtgtgtgtgcacacgggTTGCCACCACCCACACACTGTCACATTACAGGACATTTTAGTATCCTAGGAGACTTTGTCTCTTCAGTCAGTACCCACTCCTGCAATTGAGGTCATTGCTGTTGTGGGTTTGTCGACGTCTGTCATTTTTGCTGATCTTTGTACATCAGTGAGAATGAAATCCCACTTTAGGAGCTCTGTAGAGTCAGCATCTTTCACCCATTGTGTCTGCATTCCAGTCGTAGTGGTGTGCAGACCTACAGTCCACTCTTCTTCAGTGCTAGGTGGCAGTAGTTCCCATTCTGAATTATCTGAAGTTAtttattccgtgtgtgtgtgtgtgtgtgtgtgtgtgtgtgtgtgtgtgtacttgtacacacatgtgtgccattTGTGCAGGAGTGTAAGTATcagtaggtcagaggacaactttggatgtTATTCTTCAGAAGACATTCCgacttcacttttattttaaaatatttgttttatgtgagtgtgtgtgtgtgcctgtgcctgagtGTTTTATGTGTACTACATGAGTGCAGAaactcacagaagtcagaagactgcggagttacaggtggttgtaaatcactacatgggtactgagaactggaTCCAGAGCTCCTGtaatgaacactttttttttttttttttttgatacagggtttctctgtgtgtagccctggctttcctagaactagctctgtagaccaggctagcctcacacccatagagatccacctgcctctgcttcctgagtgctgtgattaaaggtgtgcactaccactgcccagcagcaaTAAGTACTCTTTACTACTGAGCCTCCTCTCTGGTCCCCTCCCCACTttgattttggagacagggtctctcactggcctggaactgataGATAGAAGGGtctaggctggccagtgagccccaggattttgcctgcatgtctttGCCTTTGCAGTGCTGGAGTtatatgccactgtgcctgggtTTTTTATGTGGGCTccggggatggaactcaggtcttcatggtgCATGACAAGCGCTTAACACACTTTTTTTCGTTGATAGACACattggttttcctttctttctttctttctttctttctttctttctttctctctctctctctctctctctctctctctctctctttctttctttccttctttctttctgtttttagagacagggtttctttgtgtagtttttggtgcctgtcctagaactaactttgtagaccaggctggcctcgaactcagagattcgcctggctttgcctcccgagtgctgggagtaaaggtgtgtgtcaccactacccagctgggttattctttctttaagattatatttttattgtactctaaaaattatgtgtatttctgtgtgggtATGTCCCCGTGAGTGCAGTGCCattgaagtccagaagagggcatcagattccctgatcCTAGAGTTACAGACTAGTCAGGGCAGGAATACAAGGCATGAACTTGGAGCAGAAACTTGTACAggtttatttgatatttttattctatatctctgagtgttttgcctgcatgtatgtgtactgcatgcatgcctggcaACCACAGAGGCCATAATAGTGTGCCAGGTTCCTTGGATATGGAGTTAAGGATGAATGGGAACTGCTGTGTGTTTGCTGGGACCAGAACCTGGATCCTCCACaggagcagccattgctcttgtCCCTCACCCCTACCTCCCTTACTTCTTTCTGCTATGGAGTTCGTAGAAATGGAGTGATGTGGTCTGTATTTCAGTGGCTGGCTTGCTTGTTTCTAACATAGCCTCGTGCTCTCTGGGTTACCCAGGGCATTGTGGGGATCACTAGTTGGCTTCTCTTTAGGATGCCCCCCTGAGTGGCCGAATCACAGTTTGAGGTTTTTGAATAAGACCTTAGTGAACGTTCTTGGCCAACTCTTTTCAAGGGTGGAAGTGTGTGTTTAATGTTGGCAACTTTCAGACACTTCTCCATGGTGGCTGCGTCGCTTGACTCTCCTCTGCCGGAGTCCTGCTGTGGGGACTGTCTTCACAGCTCCTTGGCCTTTCTCAGctgaaccccagcacccacattcttctctcttgttctgcaGGTGCTCCAGGGCAGATCAAGGGACATACAGCTATGGTGAGTCATCGTGTAATTAAAGTTGGTCTTTTCCCCAAGCCCTTCTTTATGGCTGAGCTAGGAGCCGAGGAACCCTGCCTGGTCGGGGAACTTCGGTTCCAGTCACCACTCTCCATGGCTTCTGACCCCAGCTGGAGCGCTCTGTCCCACCCATCCTGCCCACCTGCCCCTGTAAAGTCAGATTTGAAACCTACAGAAGAGCTGTATCCCCAAGGATGTCTACTTCAGGGCAAGCCTCTCAGGCTGTCCTTCCCATGTATACACTCTCTGGCTCCCATGTGCTGCTGGAGTTCTCCTTGTTGGGGACAAGGACCACTTAACCTGCAGAGCCGTGTGCTGGGGAGAAAAAGTCAGGCAAAGGAATATTCACTTAAAGTGATCAGACCCATGGACAGGCCATGGAAGAGGAAGTTCCTGGGTCTGAGCCTGGGGTGAAAGCTGTCTCAGGAGATCAGAGTGTGGCCCTGGCCTGAGACTGCTGTGACAGAACCTATCATGTACTCCTCAGGTGAGCCCTGGGCCAGTGCCCCTAAGGTGCATGGTGTTTAAAGTCCCTTTGGGGTGAATGTGTCTgcgttggttgtttttgcttttttttttttttttggtatttttaaggaattattttatgtgtatgggtgttctgtctacatgtatgtctgtgcatcacaaaagccaaaagagggtgtcatatcccctggcactggagttacagacagctgtgagctaccatgtagctctgggaattgaacccaagtcctccacaacagcatccagtgctcttaactgcttctCCTGAGGAGTGcactgagccccccccccccatgccacTGGAAATCTGTCATTGTGCAGGCATACACCCTGGATGCGGACCCCTGTGGCCACTGCCTCATCATCAACAATGTGAACTTCTGCCCTTCCTCGGGGCTCAGCACACGCACTGGCTCCAGTGTGGACTGTGAGAGGCTTCAGCACCGCTTCCGCTGGCTGCATTTCATGGTGGAGGTGAAGAATGACCTGACTGCCAAGGTCAGTCACTGTCCCATGAGTGCCCCAGACATGTCcatgggactgtgggaaatgacaTGGGCAGCTGGCTGTGGGTTCAAGCATCAGACTTAGAGAAAGAGAGTCTGAGGACTGGCTTTCTCAGTGCCTACTCCTTGACCtcttatgcctcagtttccctgtttaGAAGCAAGAGTAATCATTGTAAAATTATCATGGAAATTAAATGGCTGGTGACCACGCATAGCATCTTTTCCTCCAAGTGGTGCTGGTATGTTGACTGTGTCCATCACAGCTTCAGTACTAGGAGCAGAGTGCTATGTCGTGGCCTCTGGCTGGCCCCTGCAGGTCAGATCTCCATTGGTGCCTCTGTCTTACCTGCTACCTTCCTTTGTAGAAAATGGTCGCGGCTTTGGTGGAGATGGCACAGCGGGACCACCATGCCCTGGACTGCTTTGTGGTGGTCATCCTCTCTCATGGCTGCCAGGTAGGAAGCCTCTCCTCTTAAGCCTTGACAGGCCCTGCAGTAGCAATGTCCCTTCTGTGTCCACGGCACCCTTAGCTTTGGAGAGAAAgaagtgaggccctgtctcactCTGCTGTCTTCAGGGCCCTGTGGGCCTCTGAGGAGTTGCCTTCGTGCGTGGGACAGGGGAAGCCCTGTCCAGTATGGGAAGGAAGACTTAAGAAAGACCTGTCCACAAAACTGCCTTCTCCAGTTCAGAAACCAGTTGCGGGAATCTTTCCTCTGCATCCTTACCTCTGCTGCATCCTCACCTCTGCTGCATCCTCACCTCTGCTGCATCCTCACCTCTGCTGCATCCTCACCTCCACTGCATCCTTCACCTCCACTGCATCCTCACCTCCACTGTGCTCCATGTTGTATATTCCAGGCCTTTTACTGTTGGATGGAACACAGGATGTTGGGATCTGTCTGGTGCTTGGCCACTAATGCACTAGTGGCTAAGTCTCTACCCCTGCCCAGGTCTCAGATCCTTCATCTTTTAAGTTGAGGGACTGGGGGCCAGCGAGATGGCCCAGcagataaaagtgcttgctgccaaacctggcaACCTAGAACCCATATAGTGTAAGGAGAGAGTCGACTCCTGTTGTTTTCTGATCTCCTTATGTATGTGGGCATccatacgcacatacacacacaataacaacaacaaaataaatgttgCTCTGTGTTCAGCTGCTTCAGATGGGCTGGAGGACTAAAAGTCTGATTTTGGAGGTCTAGGTGAGATCTGGAAACCAGCATTTTATGCAAGTCTTTGGGTGATACTGACACTGGTGGTGTGGGAACACTTGGTCTGGACACAGCTGGCCTGAACTCTCAGGCTCCTTGGCTCCCATAGTTAAACAAGTCAGGCCCCTCGGAATCGATGCTAAACAGCTTGCTCCATCTCCGTCAATGGGTGTTCCTGCCTAGAGCCTTCTGAATATTGACCTACCCACACAAAGCCTTGGGACAGACCTCTGGATTTCTACCCAGTCTTGTTTTTATAATCAAAGTGCCTTGTTCTCTAGGCCAGCCACCTGCAGTTCCCGGGTGCTGTCTATGGCACAGATGGATGCTCCGTGTCCATAGAGAAAATTGTGAACATCTTCAATGGGACTGGCTGCCCTAGCCTGGGCGGGAAACCAAAATTGTTCTTCATCCAGGCTTGTGGTGGTGGTAAGTGGCACTCAGCCCCCTGTGAGCACAACTGGCAGGTTAAAAGCCACTGCCTGCTCCCTTCCCCACCTAGCCCCTCACTGAGTCCAGGGGGTTCTCCACACACAGTGGTGTATAGCAGGACTTCCACCTAGCCGCCACAGGCCTAACATCATCTGAGGAGTTTGGTGCAGTGATGTCACAAGCTCATGTGACTTTGATGACTTCAGCTCCAGAGTttctgtaaaaacaaataaaatagggTAGGAGGGATAGCCCCATCTGTAAAATGCCTGCCATGAAAACAAGGAGCTCTTGAGTctgagccccagcacccacagaaagccaggcacagtggtgcctacctgtgatcccagtgtggggaggtggagacaggaggtctcttgggcttgctggctagccagtccagcaagagaccttgtctcgaaaaacaaggtGGGAATGATTAAGAAAGATACTCGATATTGTCCTCTGGTCCCcacatgcatgtgctcacatgtgcactcacaaacacatgcttatattcacatacatacacacacgcctGAGAACAAAACAAGTAGATACTGGTCTTTTAGTGTGTTAGGCTAGATAATGACAAGGAACTCTGGCCATTCTGTCCCAGGGAACCCCTTCCTGCACCCCC is a genomic window containing:
- the Casp9 gene encoding caspase-9, translated to MDEADRQLLRRCRMRLVGELQVAEIWDALLSRELFTRDMIEDIQRAGCGSRRDQARQLVTDLETRGRQALPLFISCLEDTGQDTLASFLRTSRQAAKQDPEAVKSLDHLVPVVLGPMGLKPKEQRVVKPDPSPPALGNLTPVVLGPEELWPALLRPEVLRPETPRPVDSGSGRTHDVCAPGQIKGHTAMAYTLDADPCGHCLIINNVNFCPSSGLSTRTGSSVDCERLQHRFRWLHFMVEVKNDLTAKKMVAALVEMAQRDHHALDCFVVVILSHGCQASHLQFPGAVYGTDGCSVSIEKIVNIFNGTGCPSLGGKPKLFFIQACGGEQKDHGFEVASTSSQGGAFDSDSEPDAVPYQEGPRTFDQLDAVSSLPTPSDILVSYSTFPGFVSWRDKKGGSWYIETLDSVLEQWARSEDLQSLLLRVANAVSEKGIYKQIPGCFNFLRKKLFFKTQ